One Nocardia iowensis DNA window includes the following coding sequences:
- a CDS encoding cytochrome P450, producing the protein MIAGYDEVSALLADPQLSLDKRHACDGYTGFALPPALDRNLLNMDGDQHNRIRKLAAPAFSRRSVDDLRAAIGRIAGAVFDSLSEKDGETVDLLDELCVPVPALVLGELLGVPADLYPHLRDAAAAMFTVDTSSAESRQRLKAAIDWLTTTFADLVAAKRADPGDDLLSGWVRARDDEAALTEDELVSLAFLMMLAGLENAVHMCGNIIAALLDSGDAAAAVAAWQSRRGELMEQANPSPFAIRRFPIADLTVGATTIPKGDTVLLSLIGADSDPARNGRRSLMFGRGPHYCLGAQAASLIVDAVVPELFTRHPRARLAIPAAELTYRASWRSHGLVALPAILAP; encoded by the coding sequence GTGATCGCCGGATACGACGAGGTGTCCGCGTTGCTCGCCGATCCCCAGCTCAGCCTGGACAAGCGGCACGCGTGCGACGGGTACACCGGCTTCGCGCTGCCGCCCGCGCTGGATCGGAACCTGCTGAACATGGACGGCGACCAGCACAACCGGATCAGAAAGCTTGCCGCACCGGCGTTTTCCCGGCGATCGGTCGATGATCTGCGCGCCGCGATCGGGCGGATCGCCGGTGCGGTGTTCGACTCGCTCTCCGAAAAGGACGGTGAGACAGTCGATCTGCTCGACGAACTGTGTGTCCCGGTGCCCGCGCTCGTCCTCGGTGAGTTGCTCGGGGTACCCGCCGACCTCTACCCGCACCTGCGCGACGCCGCGGCGGCGATGTTCACCGTCGACACCTCGTCGGCGGAATCCAGGCAGCGGTTGAAGGCAGCCATCGACTGGCTGACCACCACCTTCGCCGACTTGGTCGCCGCGAAACGGGCCGACCCCGGCGACGATCTGCTCAGCGGCTGGGTACGGGCCCGCGACGACGAGGCGGCGCTCACCGAGGACGAGCTGGTGTCGTTGGCGTTCCTGATGATGCTGGCCGGACTGGAAAACGCGGTGCACATGTGCGGCAACATCATCGCCGCCCTGCTCGATTCCGGCGACGCCGCGGCAGCCGTCGCCGCCTGGCAGTCCCGCCGTGGTGAACTCATGGAGCAGGCCAATCCGTCGCCGTTCGCCATCCGCCGGTTTCCGATCGCCGACCTCACCGTCGGTGCCACGACCATCCCGAAAGGCGACACCGTCCTGCTGTCGCTGATCGGCGCCGACTCCGACCCCGCCCGCAACGGCAGACGGAGCCTGATGTTCGGCCGCGGCCCGCACTACTGCCTCGGCGCCCAGGCGGCCTCGCTGATCGTCGACGCCGTCGTTCCGGAATTGTTCACGCGCCACCCTCGCGCCCGGCTGGCGATTCCGGCAGCCGAGCTGACCTACCGCGCCTCATGGCGCTCCCACGGTCTGGTCGCGCTCCCCGCGATCCTCGCCCCCTGA